The nucleotide window GGTCGGACCGTTCTCGACCTTCGATGAGGCGACGCATGCCCTCGACAAGCTGCGCGCGAACAGCGCGAAATGGGCAGAGGACGACGCCGCGGACAACCGCTAAGCGGGATCCGCTCCCCTCGGAGCCGCGCTACTCGTAGCTGTGCTCGGCGCCTGGATAGGCGCCGGAGTCGACGTCGTCCCTGAACGCGTGCACCGCATCCGAGAGCACCGTGCGCAGGTTGGCGTACTGGCGAACGAACCTCGGCACCCTCCCGGCCGTCATGCCGGCGAAGTCCGTCCACACCATGAGTTGCCCGTCGACGCCTGGTCCCGCCCCGACGCCGATGGTCGGGATCTCCAGGCGTTCGGTGACGAGGGCGGCCACCGGCGACGGAACCATCTCCAGCACGACGGCGAATGCGCCGGCGTCCTGCACGGCGAGGGCGTCCGCGATCAAGGCGTCTGCGGCGCCGCCCCGGCCCTGGATGATGTGCCCGCCCAGACCGTGTTCGCTCTGCGGCGTGAAGCCGATGTGGGCCATCACCGGGATGCCCGCTGACACGATGCGCTTGATCTGCTTGCGGCTGCGCACGCCGCCCTCGAGCTTCACAGCGTGGGCCTGCGCCTCCTTCATGAAGCGCACCGCGGTGTGCAGGGCTTCGGACGGGCCGGTCTCGTAGCTGCCGAACGGCATGTCGGCGACGACCAGGGCCCGCTTCACGGCCCGCGCCACCGCCCTGGTGAGCGGGATGAGCTCGTCAACGGTGACCGGCAATGTGGTCTCGTATCCGAACACGTTGTTGCCG belongs to Cryobacterium sp. SO2 and includes:
- the panB gene encoding 3-methyl-2-oxobutanoate hydroxymethyltransferase; its protein translation is MSESATPDAATAIDVQNPYAGAPAGPKRVRTRHFQNAKQQGIPITGLTSYDMLTAQIFDEAGIDFLLVGDSAGNNVFGYETTLPVTVDELIPLTRAVARAVKRALVVADMPFGSYETGPSEALHTAVRFMKEAQAHAVKLEGGVRSRKQIKRIVSAGIPVMAHIGFTPQSEHGLGGHIIQGRGGAADALIADALAVQDAGAFAVVLEMVPSPVAALVTERLEIPTIGVGAGPGVDGQLMVWTDFAGMTAGRVPRFVRQYANLRTVLSDAVHAFRDDVDSGAYPGAEHSYE
- a CDS encoding SPOR domain-containing protein, with translation MAEDAEQQFWYNMRTGAVEKGLLSPSIDRVGPFSTFDEATHALDKLRANSAKWAEDDAADNR